Proteins from one Paraburkholderia sp. BL10I2N1 genomic window:
- a CDS encoding rhodanese-like domain-containing protein translates to MSTLEQLYAHADKRRTENHLPYAGSLSPAEAFELLQLDPRARLVDVRTRAELDWVGRPVVGDGQYAHVEWTRYPGGVPNAEFLDQLRQTVSPDTPVLFLCRSAARSKLAAIAATQAGFGQAFDLLEGFEGDKDGQGHRKTVSGWCFRGLPWIGA, encoded by the coding sequence ATGAGCACGCTCGAACAGTTGTACGCCCACGCCGACAAACGGCGCACCGAGAACCATTTGCCCTACGCCGGCTCGCTGTCACCCGCCGAGGCGTTCGAGCTGCTGCAGCTGGATCCGCGCGCCCGCCTCGTCGACGTGCGCACCCGCGCAGAACTCGACTGGGTGGGCCGGCCGGTGGTGGGTGACGGTCAGTACGCGCACGTCGAATGGACACGCTACCCTGGTGGCGTGCCGAACGCGGAATTCCTCGATCAGCTGCGTCAGACCGTGTCGCCCGACACTCCGGTTCTGTTCCTGTGCCGCAGTGCCGCGCGCTCGAAGCTGGCTGCAATCGCAGCTACGCAGGCGGGATTCGGGCAGGCGTTCGACCTGCTGGAAGGCTTTGAAGGCGACAAGGACGGCCAGGGGCATCGGAAAACCGTTTCGGGCTGGTGCTTTCGCGGTCTTCCCTGGATCGGGGCCTGA
- a CDS encoding molybdopterin-binding protein has product MAFGVIIIGDEILSGRRTDKHLPKVIQLLTQRGLALEWAEYVGDDPERITATLRRSFASGDIVFSTGGIGATPDDHTRQCAAAALGVPLELHPEAAVLIQERIRDMHVDPAGSPPDLNSPENRHRFNMGTFPHGASIIPNGYNKIPGFSVGDHHFVPGFPVMAWPMIEWVLDTKYAHLHHAMPHAEKSLLVFELPESTLTPLMEKIEHDFPGVRVFSLPSVGDAERGGVYARRHIDLGVKGEPEAVAAAFVKLREGVHLLGGDIVEPEAAQPKS; this is encoded by the coding sequence ATGGCATTTGGCGTCATCATCATCGGCGACGAAATCCTGTCGGGCAGACGCACCGACAAGCATTTGCCGAAAGTCATCCAGCTCCTGACCCAGCGTGGGCTTGCGCTCGAGTGGGCCGAGTACGTCGGCGACGATCCAGAGCGCATCACGGCCACGTTGCGCCGCTCGTTCGCTTCAGGGGATATCGTATTTTCGACGGGCGGCATCGGCGCTACACCCGACGATCACACGCGCCAGTGCGCGGCTGCCGCGCTCGGTGTGCCGCTGGAGTTGCACCCGGAGGCGGCCGTGCTGATTCAGGAGCGGATTCGCGACATGCACGTCGATCCGGCTGGTTCGCCGCCCGATCTCAACTCACCGGAAAACCGCCATCGGTTCAATATGGGTACGTTCCCCCATGGTGCGTCGATCATTCCGAACGGCTACAACAAGATTCCTGGTTTTTCGGTTGGCGACCACCATTTCGTGCCGGGCTTCCCGGTAATGGCGTGGCCCATGATCGAGTGGGTGCTGGATACAAAGTACGCGCACCTGCATCACGCGATGCCGCATGCCGAGAAGTCACTGCTAGTGTTCGAGTTGCCGGAGTCGACGCTTACGCCGTTGATGGAGAAGATCGAGCACGACTTCCCCGGTGTACGCGTGTTCAGTCTGCCGAGCGTCGGGGATGCCGAGCGCGGCGGTGTCTACGCACGCCGTCACATCGATCTGGGTGTGAAGGGCGAGCCGGAAGCCGTTGCTGCGGCTTTCGTGAAGTTGCGCGAAGGCGTGCATCTGCTCGGCGGCGACATCGTCGAGCCCGAGGCTGCGCAGCCGAAGTCGTAG
- a CDS encoding sterol desaturase family protein — protein sequence MLHLIFSSLDSFVSAVQTLLYVNVVQPLLFRFNLMDYDEDTYDSLYWVIVGVFEVLAMYAVLRPLEALRPVEQWENRRAVRVDVLYTWIAKLGILNLLFFFSLQPFFDTVQGWLRLHDISNINFDNLWPGVTTQPLATFVMYLLVLDFAGYWYHRWEHRIGIWWELHAVHHSQRQMSLWTDDRNHLLDDLLQACFFATIALAIGVQPSQFVVLVAITNLAQSVQHANIRLYFGWLGERLLVSPTFHRRHHAIGYGHEGLKYGCNFGVLFPWWDMLFGSASWSRVTEPTGIREQLQGHEYGEGIWAQHWLALVRIARRLARSRSPDKDAAAV from the coding sequence ATGCTCCACCTGATCTTCTCGTCTCTCGATAGCTTCGTCTCGGCCGTGCAGACGCTGCTGTACGTCAATGTCGTGCAGCCGCTACTGTTCCGGTTCAACCTGATGGACTACGACGAGGACACCTACGATAGCCTCTACTGGGTGATCGTAGGCGTGTTCGAGGTGCTGGCGATGTACGCGGTGCTGCGTCCGCTCGAAGCGCTGCGGCCGGTGGAGCAGTGGGAAAACCGCAGGGCCGTGCGGGTCGACGTGCTCTACACGTGGATCGCGAAGCTCGGCATCCTGAACCTGTTGTTCTTTTTCTCGCTGCAGCCGTTTTTCGACACCGTGCAGGGCTGGCTGCGGCTGCATGACATCTCCAACATCAACTTCGACAACCTGTGGCCGGGCGTGACCACGCAGCCGCTCGCGACGTTCGTGATGTACCTGCTCGTGCTCGATTTCGCGGGCTACTGGTATCACCGCTGGGAGCATCGCATCGGCATCTGGTGGGAACTGCATGCGGTTCATCACAGCCAGCGCCAGATGTCGCTCTGGACCGACGATCGCAACCATCTGCTCGACGATCTGCTGCAGGCGTGTTTCTTCGCGACGATCGCGCTCGCTATCGGCGTGCAGCCGTCGCAGTTCGTGGTGCTCGTGGCGATCACCAACCTCGCGCAGAGCGTGCAGCATGCCAACATACGCCTGTATTTTGGCTGGCTCGGGGAACGGCTGCTGGTCAGCCCGACGTTTCATCGCCGGCATCATGCGATCGGATATGGCCACGAAGGTCTCAAATACGGCTGCAACTTCGGCGTACTGTTCCCGTGGTGGGACATGCTGTTTGGCAGTGCGTCGTGGAGCCGCGTCACGGAGCCCACGGGCATTCGCGAGCAGCTTCAGGGCCACGAGTATGGCGAGGGTATCTGGGCGCAACACTGGCTCGCGCTGGTGCGAATTGCCCGCCGTCTTGCCCGAAGCCGGTCGCCGGACAAGGACGCGGCTGCGGTCTGA
- the hrpA gene encoding ATP-dependent RNA helicase HrpA, producing MSNVPKSPTAANVNKTPDAGQRNPEETHADGAREAQAPRNRPRETHEGRRGGPGAAQTSSQPSQRRLPEKPPQPDSRLGGEARRASKNIQAKPSDDALAQRSPREAGRPSGQPPGGDAALAREPRDRRPPRAPRVVEPNPIPPITFPEALPVSARRDEIARAIEQNQVVIVSGETGSGKTTQLPKICLSLGRGLGAGGSGLIGHTQPRRIAASATGRRIAEELGTPFGEAVGYKVRFTDNLAPGASVKLMTDGILLAETQTDPLLTAYDTIIIDEAHERSLNIDFLLGYLKEILPKRPDLKLIVTSATIDADRFARHFGSEEKPAPVIEVSGRLYPVEVRYRPVAEDSPAVKAAESPAARERPKNQREADRDLMDAIVDAVDELCREGSGDVLVFLPGEREIRDAAEALRKHHPPHTEILPLFARLSAAEQERVFKPSNARRIVLATNVAETSLTVPGIRYVVDTGVARVKRYSYRNKVEQLQVEPISQAAANQRAGRCGRVAEGVCIRLYEDTDFQSRVRFTDPEILRSSLASVILRMKSLHLTAIETFPFIEPPPGRAIADGYQLLNELGAVDDDNELTPLGRELARLPLDPRVGRMILAARDQQALREVLIIASALSVQDPRDRPIEAQEQADQAHRRFADDRSEFLQWLKIWAWFEEAVAHKKSNKQLVDACRANFLSHLRLREWRDVHSQLLTVVREHGWRLNESEATFEQIHLALLTGLLGNIGLKADDEPYYLGARSIKFYLWPGSALVKKAGRWVMAAELVETSRLYARCIAKIEPEWIERIGAHLLKKSLSEPHWEKRAAQVSAYERAVLYGLPIYHRRRVSFGRQDPARARELFIRGALVEGEFDTRLAFFAHNRKLLAEIEQLEHKSRRQDVLVDDELIFAFYDHAIPEGIYTGAGFERWYRDEVKKSGQPEDKLRLLYLSRDDLMRHEAAGVTTDLFPKRMTMSGVEMALTYHFEPGSPRDGVTLAVPLYALNQVDARRCEWLVPGMLKEKTQLLLKSLPQKLRRHCVPLPEYAAGFVDRTSGPRFGAGGLLEALIADIREQTQVAMKQSDFKLETLPPHLFMNFKVIDEHGRQLAMGRNLAQLRSELGGQAQQHFQKIATSAAGVALGGTSGAPAAGTGDPRGTSRDAAGATAARGGARGQGGGAAPQTAVSGDAPATALYENLTTWNFEKLPDLLEIHRGGQTLFGYPALVDRGTHCDVEVFDSPDEAARIHRAGLRRLFALQLREPIKYLEKNLPGLREMAMQFMPRGTQEELRDQLIDTALDRACLQDPLPADDASFHARRDEGRSRLTLLAQEIARLVGNILGEYAAVTKKLAQAKSFATAYADMQGQLDALIGKRFVVDPPYAQLAHFPRYLKGIALRVDKLKADPARDARQFAEFAPLLQHYQRALAQRGGVMDPRLAEFRWMLEELRISLFAQELRTPMPVSVKRLYKVWESMQR from the coding sequence ATGTCGAATGTACCCAAAAGTCCCACTGCGGCGAACGTGAATAAGACGCCCGACGCCGGGCAACGCAACCCCGAAGAGACGCACGCCGATGGTGCGCGCGAAGCGCAGGCGCCGCGCAATCGCCCGCGCGAGACGCATGAAGGGCGCCGCGGTGGGCCGGGCGCGGCGCAAACGTCGTCGCAACCCTCTCAGCGGAGGTTGCCGGAGAAGCCGCCACAGCCGGATTCACGGCTGGGCGGCGAGGCTCGGCGTGCGTCAAAAAATATTCAGGCGAAGCCTTCGGATGATGCACTCGCGCAACGCTCGCCGCGCGAAGCTGGCCGGCCATCCGGCCAGCCGCCTGGCGGGGATGCAGCTCTCGCGCGTGAGCCGCGAGACAGGAGACCGCCTCGTGCGCCCCGCGTCGTCGAGCCCAATCCGATCCCGCCGATCACGTTCCCCGAAGCCTTGCCGGTTTCCGCGAGGCGCGACGAAATCGCGCGAGCGATCGAGCAGAATCAGGTGGTGATCGTCAGCGGCGAAACGGGCTCCGGCAAGACGACGCAGTTGCCGAAGATCTGCCTGTCGCTCGGGCGCGGGCTCGGCGCGGGTGGTTCCGGTTTGATTGGCCATACGCAGCCGCGCCGGATTGCGGCTTCGGCAACCGGCCGAAGGATCGCAGAAGAACTCGGCACGCCGTTTGGCGAAGCGGTCGGCTACAAGGTGCGCTTTACCGACAATCTCGCGCCCGGCGCGTCGGTCAAGCTGATGACGGACGGCATCCTGCTCGCCGAAACGCAGACCGATCCGCTGCTGACGGCCTACGACACGATCATCATCGACGAGGCGCACGAGCGCAGTCTGAACATCGATTTTCTGCTCGGCTATCTGAAGGAGATCCTGCCGAAGCGGCCTGACCTGAAACTGATCGTGACGTCCGCGACTATCGACGCCGATCGCTTCGCCCGCCATTTCGGCAGCGAAGAAAAGCCCGCGCCGGTGATCGAGGTGAGCGGCCGGCTTTACCCGGTCGAGGTGCGCTATCGGCCGGTCGCGGAAGACAGCCCGGCGGTGAAAGCCGCGGAGAGCCCGGCGGCGCGCGAGCGGCCGAAGAACCAGCGCGAGGCGGATCGCGATCTGATGGACGCAATCGTCGATGCCGTCGACGAACTGTGTCGCGAAGGTTCGGGCGACGTGCTGGTGTTCCTGCCCGGCGAGCGCGAAATCCGCGATGCCGCCGAGGCGCTGCGCAAACACCATCCGCCGCACACGGAAATCCTGCCGCTCTTCGCGCGCCTTTCGGCGGCGGAGCAGGAGCGTGTGTTCAAACCGTCGAACGCACGCCGCATCGTGCTCGCGACCAACGTCGCGGAAACCTCGCTGACCGTGCCGGGCATCCGCTACGTGGTCGACACGGGGGTGGCGCGCGTCAAACGCTATTCGTATCGGAACAAGGTCGAGCAGCTTCAGGTCGAGCCGATCTCGCAGGCGGCGGCGAACCAGCGGGCAGGGCGCTGCGGCCGGGTGGCCGAGGGCGTCTGCATCCGTCTGTACGAGGACACCGACTTCCAGTCGCGCGTGCGTTTCACCGATCCGGAAATCCTGCGCTCGTCGCTGGCTTCGGTGATCCTGCGGATGAAGTCGCTGCACCTGACCGCGATCGAAACCTTTCCGTTCATCGAGCCGCCGCCGGGCCGGGCGATCGCTGACGGTTATCAACTGCTGAACGAACTCGGCGCCGTCGATGACGACAACGAGCTCACGCCGCTTGGCCGTGAGCTCGCGCGGCTGCCGCTCGATCCGCGCGTCGGCCGGATGATTCTTGCCGCGCGTGACCAGCAGGCGCTGCGCGAAGTGCTGATCATCGCGAGCGCGCTGTCGGTACAGGACCCGCGCGACCGGCCGATCGAGGCGCAGGAGCAGGCCGATCAGGCGCATCGCCGCTTCGCCGACGATCGCTCCGAATTCCTGCAGTGGCTGAAGATCTGGGCGTGGTTCGAGGAAGCGGTCGCGCACAAGAAGTCGAACAAACAGCTGGTCGATGCGTGCCGCGCGAACTTCCTGTCGCATCTGCGGCTGCGCGAATGGCGCGATGTGCACTCGCAACTGCTGACGGTGGTGCGCGAGCACGGCTGGCGGCTGAATGAATCCGAAGCGACCTTCGAGCAGATCCATCTGGCGCTCCTCACCGGCCTACTCGGCAACATTGGCCTCAAAGCCGACGACGAGCCCTATTACCTCGGCGCGCGCAGCATCAAGTTCTATCTGTGGCCGGGTTCGGCGCTGGTGAAGAAGGCGGGGCGCTGGGTGATGGCGGCGGAACTGGTCGAAACGAGCCGGCTGTACGCGCGCTGTATCGCGAAGATCGAGCCGGAATGGATCGAGCGGATCGGCGCGCATCTGTTGAAGAAGTCGCTGTCCGAGCCGCATTGGGAGAAGCGCGCGGCGCAGGTGTCGGCGTATGAGCGGGCGGTGCTGTACGGTCTGCCGATTTATCACCGGCGCCGCGTGAGCTTCGGCAGGCAGGATCCGGCGCGCGCCCGTGAGCTCTTCATTCGCGGCGCCCTGGTGGAAGGCGAATTTGATACCAGGCTCGCCTTCTTCGCGCACAACCGCAAGCTGCTCGCCGAGATCGAGCAGCTTGAACACAAGTCGCGTCGTCAGGACGTGCTGGTCGACGACGAGTTGATCTTTGCGTTCTACGACCACGCGATTCCGGAAGGCATCTACACGGGTGCGGGATTCGAGCGCTGGTATCGCGACGAAGTCAAAAAGAGCGGCCAGCCGGAAGACAAGCTGCGTCTCTTGTACCTGTCGCGCGACGACCTGATGCGGCACGAGGCCGCCGGCGTGACGACCGATCTGTTTCCGAAACGGATGACGATGTCGGGCGTCGAGATGGCGCTGACCTATCACTTCGAGCCGGGCTCGCCGCGCGACGGCGTGACGCTGGCCGTGCCGCTCTACGCGCTCAATCAGGTCGACGCGCGGCGCTGCGAATGGCTCGTGCCGGGCATGCTGAAAGAGAAGACGCAACTACTGCTGAAATCGCTGCCGCAGAAGCTGCGCCGGCACTGTGTGCCGTTGCCGGAGTATGCCGCGGGTTTCGTCGATCGAACGAGCGGACCGCGTTTCGGCGCGGGCGGTCTGCTCGAGGCGTTGATCGCGGATATTCGCGAGCAGACGCAGGTCGCGATGAAACAGTCGGACTTCAAGCTGGAGACGCTGCCGCCGCACCTGTTCATGAACTTCAAGGTCATCGACGAGCATGGCCGGCAGCTTGCAATGGGCCGCAATCTGGCGCAGTTGCGCTCGGAACTGGGCGGCCAGGCGCAGCAGCATTTCCAGAAAATAGCGACGAGCGCGGCAGGTGTTGCGCTCGGCGGGACGTCCGGTGCGCCGGCGGCAGGCACCGGCGACCCACGCGGCACATCGCGCGATGCGGCGGGCGCGACGGCGGCGCGCGGCGGTGCGCGGGGGCAGGGCGGCGGAGCTGCGCCGCAAACCGCGGTGTCTGGCGACGCGCCGGCCACGGCCTTGTACGAAAACCTCACGACGTGGAATTTCGAAAAGCTGCCTGATCTGCTCGAAATCCATCGCGGCGGGCAGACGCTGTTTGGCTATCCGGCGCTGGTCGATCGCGGCACGCATTGCGACGTCGAGGTTTTCGATTCGCCGGACGAAGCCGCGCGGATTCATCGGGCGGGTTTGCGGCGCCTCTTTGCGCTCCAGTTGCGCGAGCCGATCAAGTATCTGGAAAAGAATCTGCCGGGCCTGCGCGAAATGGCGATGCAGTTCATGCCGCGCGGTACACAGGAAGAATTGCGCGACCAGCTGATCGATACCGCGCTGGATCGCGCCTGCCTGCAGGATCCGCTTCCCGCCGACGACGCCAGCTTCCACGCGCGCCGCGACGAAGGCCGCAGCCGTTTGACGCTGCTCGCGCAGGAAATCGCGCGGCTGGTCGGGAACATCCTCGGCGAATACGCGGCCGTCACCAAAAAGCTGGCACAGGCGAAGTCATTCGCGACGGCATACGCGGATATGCAGGGTCAACTCGACGCGCTGATCGGCAAGCGTTTCGTTGTCGATCCCCCTTATGCCCAACTGGCGCATTTTCCGCGCTATCTGAAGGGCATCGCGTTACGCGTCGACAAGCTGAAAGCCGATCCGGCCCGCGACGCACGGCAGTTCGCCGAGTTTGCACCGCTCCTGCAGCACTATCAGCGCGCGCTCGCGCAGCGCGGTGGCGTGATGGATCCGAGGCTGGCGGAATTCCGCTGGATGCTGGAAGAACTGCGGATTTCGCTCTTCGCGCAGGAACTGCGCACGCCGATGCCGGTGTCGGTGAAGCGCTTGTACAAGGTGTGGGAATCGATGCAGCGGTGA
- a CDS encoding EI24 domain-containing protein, with translation MNDLLRSFGRALTSALHPRMLWLTFVPFAAAALVWGVLLWFSWQTLTGATRTWLESWTFTTTLYGLFDWLGFSSLHAVVAPFIVIALAIPLIVVTVLLLIATLSMPAVIRHLSARQFSGLEMRRGGTWYGSLAHALWTTLICLVLLIVTVPLWLVPPFFALIPPLLWGWLTYRVMTYDALALHATSAERRALVRRHRLPLLLIGVASGLLGSLPTLLWASSVWLIVLFPVVTAATIWIYAFILVFSALWFGNYCLRALQRMRAEEHGARAAATLPY, from the coding sequence ATGAATGACCTGTTGCGCTCGTTCGGACGCGCACTCACCAGCGCGCTGCACCCGCGCATGCTCTGGCTGACCTTCGTGCCGTTCGCGGCAGCCGCGCTCGTGTGGGGCGTGCTTCTCTGGTTCTCCTGGCAGACGCTGACCGGCGCCACGCGCACGTGGCTCGAAAGCTGGACGTTCACGACCACGCTTTATGGCCTCTTCGACTGGCTTGGTTTTTCGTCGCTGCATGCGGTGGTCGCGCCTTTCATCGTGATTGCGCTGGCGATACCGTTGATCGTCGTGACCGTGCTGCTGCTGATCGCGACGCTGTCGATGCCGGCGGTTATCCGCCACCTGTCCGCACGGCAGTTCTCCGGGCTGGAGATGCGGCGCGGCGGAACGTGGTACGGTAGTCTCGCGCACGCGCTGTGGACGACGCTCATCTGTCTTGTACTGTTGATCGTCACGGTGCCGCTGTGGCTCGTGCCGCCGTTCTTCGCGCTGATTCCGCCATTGCTGTGGGGGTGGCTCACCTACCGCGTCATGACGTACGACGCGCTTGCGCTGCACGCGACCAGCGCCGAGCGGCGCGCTCTGGTGCGGCGCCACCGGTTGCCGCTTTTGCTGATCGGTGTCGCGAGTGGTCTGCTCGGCTCGCTGCCGACGCTGCTGTGGGCGTCTTCGGTCTGGCTGATTGTGCTGTTTCCGGTGGTCACGGCGGCGACGATCTGGATCTACGCATTCATCCTGGTTTTCTCGGCGCTGTGGTTTGGCAATTACTGCCTGCGCGCGTTGCAGCGCATGCGCGCGGAAGAGCATGGCGCGCGCGCGGCGGCGACGCTTCCTTACTGA
- the glnA gene encoding type I glutamate--ammonia ligase → MSKSVADVMQLVKDEDVKFVDFRFTDTRGKEQHVSVPVSAFDEDKFESGHAFDGSSIAGWKGIEASDMLLVPDADTAFIDPFYEESTLVMTCDVVEPADGKGYERDPRSLAKRAEAYLKSTGLGDTAYFGPEPEFFIFDSVQWNTDMSGCFVKIGSEEAPWSSGKEFEGGNTGHRPGVKGGYFPVAPVDSFQDIRSEMCLLLEQIGIPVEVHHHEVGGMGQNEIGTKFSTLVQRADWTQQLKYIVHNVAHTYGKTATFMPKPIVGDNGSGMHVHQSIWKDGQNLFAGNGYAGLSEFALFYIGGIIKHARALNAITNPTTNSYKRLVPHFEAPVKLAYSARNRSASIRIPHVSNPKGRRIETRFPDPMANPYLLFSALMMAGLDGVQNKIHPGEAADKNLYDLPPEEDAKIPTVCAGLDQALDALDKDREFLTRGGVFTDAMLDAYLELKEGELQRVRMTTHPIEFEMYYSL, encoded by the coding sequence ATGAGTAAATCCGTGGCCGACGTCATGCAACTCGTCAAAGACGAAGACGTCAAGTTTGTTGACTTCCGTTTCACTGACACGCGCGGCAAGGAGCAACACGTATCGGTGCCGGTGTCGGCATTCGACGAGGACAAATTCGAAAGCGGCCATGCGTTCGACGGTTCTTCGATTGCCGGCTGGAAGGGCATCGAGGCGTCGGACATGCTGCTCGTGCCGGACGCAGACACAGCCTTCATCGACCCGTTCTATGAAGAGTCGACCCTCGTCATGACCTGCGACGTCGTCGAACCGGCGGACGGCAAGGGTTATGAACGCGATCCGCGCTCGCTGGCAAAGCGCGCCGAAGCCTATCTGAAGAGCACGGGCCTTGGCGACACGGCTTACTTCGGTCCGGAACCGGAATTCTTCATTTTCGACTCGGTCCAGTGGAACACGGACATGTCGGGCTGCTTCGTGAAGATCGGCTCGGAAGAAGCACCGTGGTCGTCGGGCAAGGAATTCGAAGGTGGCAATACGGGTCACCGTCCGGGCGTGAAGGGCGGCTATTTCCCGGTCGCTCCGGTCGATTCTTTCCAGGACATCCGTTCGGAAATGTGTCTGCTGCTCGAGCAGATCGGCATTCCGGTCGAAGTGCACCACCACGAAGTCGGAGGCATGGGCCAGAACGAGATCGGTACGAAGTTCTCGACGCTCGTGCAGCGCGCCGACTGGACGCAGCAACTGAAGTACATCGTCCACAACGTCGCGCACACGTACGGCAAGACGGCGACGTTCATGCCGAAGCCGATTGTCGGTGACAACGGTTCGGGCATGCACGTTCACCAGTCGATCTGGAAGGATGGCCAGAACCTGTTCGCAGGCAACGGCTACGCGGGGCTGTCGGAATTCGCGCTGTTCTACATCGGCGGCATCATCAAGCACGCCCGTGCACTGAACGCGATCACGAACCCGACGACGAACTCGTACAAGCGTCTCGTGCCGCACTTCGAAGCACCGGTGAAGCTGGCTTACTCGGCACGCAACCGTTCGGCATCGATCCGTATTCCGCACGTGTCGAACCCGAAGGGTCGTCGTATCGAAACGCGTTTCCCGGACCCGATGGCCAATCCGTACCTGCTGTTCTCGGCGCTGATGATGGCGGGTCTCGACGGCGTGCAGAACAAGATTCACCCGGGCGAAGCCGCTGACAAGAACCTGTACGACCTGCCGCCGGAAGAGGATGCAAAGATCCCGACCGTGTGTGCTGGTCTCGATCAGGCGCTGGATGCCCTCGACAAGGATCGCGAGTTCCTGACGCGTGGCGGGGTGTTCACCGACGCGATGCTGGACGCTTACCTGGAACTGAAGGAAGGCGAACTGCAACGTGTGCGTATGACCACGCACCCGATCGAATTCGAAATGTACTACTCGCTGTAA
- a CDS encoding beta-propeller fold lactonase family protein, with translation MRNFFLSGLTGTFAAGAALVAAAGFFSSTAHANNVIVLNSGEATLSLIDEATRQVVATVPTGKEPHHLMVTPDNSSLIVANSVSNNLMFVDPKTGQVQRWVENIEDPYQIGFSPDRKWLVTTGLRLDRLDIYHYDGHNMTLASHLPLAVMPSHMAFSNDSKTVFVTLQVSGELAAVDLATQQVKWKMKVGKVPAGLWMTPGDKYLLIGMTGADYVAVVDWRNQKIVKTIPTGKGAHNFRSLADGKHVAVSNRVASTISIIDEDSLTNVGDITGLMPGPDDMELSADKRYLWVTFRFAKHIGVIDLTTRKLIQTITVGRSPHGIYFFDRAPVTAPNGA, from the coding sequence ATGCGCAATTTTTTCCTTTCCGGCTTGACCGGCACGTTTGCCGCAGGCGCTGCGCTCGTCGCCGCAGCAGGTTTTTTTTCCTCGACGGCGCACGCAAACAACGTGATCGTGCTCAATTCTGGCGAAGCGACGCTAAGCCTGATTGACGAAGCGACGCGGCAGGTGGTTGCCACGGTCCCCACCGGCAAGGAACCGCATCACCTGATGGTGACGCCCGACAATTCGTCGTTGATCGTCGCCAATTCGGTGTCGAACAACCTGATGTTCGTCGACCCGAAAACGGGGCAGGTGCAGCGTTGGGTCGAAAACATCGAAGATCCCTATCAGATTGGCTTTTCGCCGGATCGCAAGTGGCTCGTGACGACGGGGCTTCGCCTCGATCGCCTCGACATCTACCACTACGATGGCCACAACATGACGCTCGCGAGCCATCTGCCGCTCGCCGTGATGCCGAGCCACATGGCGTTCTCGAATGACAGCAAGACGGTGTTCGTCACGCTGCAGGTGTCGGGCGAACTCGCCGCGGTCGATCTGGCCACGCAGCAGGTCAAGTGGAAGATGAAGGTAGGCAAGGTGCCGGCCGGCCTGTGGATGACACCGGGTGACAAATACCTGCTCATCGGCATGACGGGCGCCGACTACGTCGCCGTGGTGGACTGGCGCAACCAGAAGATCGTGAAAACGATTCCAACCGGCAAGGGCGCGCATAACTTCCGCTCGCTTGCCGACGGCAAACACGTCGCCGTGTCGAATCGCGTGGCGAGCACGATCAGCATCATCGATGAAGATTCGCTCACGAACGTGGGCGACATCACCGGGTTGATGCCCGGGCCGGACGACATGGAGCTTTCGGCAGACAAGCGCTATCTGTGGGTCACGTTCCGCTTCGCGAAGCACATCGGCGTCATCGACCTGACGACGCGCAAGCTGATCCAGACGATCACCGTTGGCCGTTCGCCGCACGGCATCTATTTCTTCGATCGCGCGCCCGTGACGGCGCCGAACGGTGCGTGA